DNA sequence from the Sulfurimonas sediminis genome:
CAGTAACCTGCTCGCCGCCATCAATTGTTTCACCAATTACATTAAAGATACGACCGAGTACTTTTTCACCAACCGGAACACTGATCGGTGCACCTGTAGCTTTTGCGTCCATACCACGAACCAAACCTTCACTCATATCCATTGCAATCGTTCTAACACGACCGTCACCTAAGTGTGCTGCAACTTCTAATACCAAACGATGTTCACTACCTTCTAAATTAACATTCACTTCAATTGCTTCGTTAATTACTGGAAGATAACCATCAAAATCAACATCAACAACAGGACCCATTACCTGGCTAATTTTTCCAATCATATTTTTCTCCATTATTTCATAGACTCCACACCACTGATAATTTCTATCAGCTCTGTAGTAATAGCGGCTTGACGCGCTTTATTGTATTGTACATTTAAACTTTTTACCATCTCTTTTGCATTGTTCGTTGCTGTATCCATAGCCTGCATACGCGCAGAGTGTTCTGCAGCAACTGAATCAATCAAAGAGTAGTACATATTGTAATTTACATATTTTTCAATTAAAGACTCAAGCATTTTATCTTCATCTTCTGCTTCAATTTCCATCATTGATTTTGATTCTACTTCTTTACAATCAAAATCATTTGCATCAATAGGCAAAACATTGTTTACATGTAACTCTTGCGTTATCATGTTTTTATAGCCGTTATAAATAATATGAACAGCATCCGTTTTGCCCTCTTTGTAATCTTCGATAGAAGTTTTTATAAATTCATCAGATCTCGTTTTATTCGGCTTAGAACTTAAGTTTGTGACAGTATCAAACATTTCAACTTCATTATACTTATAGTATTCTATCCCTTTTTTACCGATTCCGCGTAAACGCACTTTTACTTTTTTCTCTTTGTACTCTTTTAGAAGTTTATTTACAGCTTTAATTGTTTGAATATTAAAACCGCCACATAAACCTTTATCTGCAGTTACAAAAATAATGTCAACCATTTTTGGATTTTCAATTGCTGTAAAAAAGCGATTTTCCAACCCTCCAACTCTGTTACATTCTATGCGTCCAGCTATTTCGGCAATGACCTGATTCATTTTTTGAGCATAAAGACGAGAACGTTTTGCAAGTTCTTCTGCACGGCGAAGCTTGGCAGTCGATACAAGCTTCATCGCACGAGTCGTCTTTTGAGTGTTTGAAACACTCTTAATCTGTCTTTGAATATCTTTCAAGTTTGCCATAAGTTATTCCTTAGTTAGCTACAAAGCTGGCTTTGAACTCTTCTAGTGCTTTCATCAATAGTGTTTTTGTTTCATCATCTACTTTTTTAGTACTTCTGATATTTTCAAAGATCTGAGGATATGATGCTTCTATAAACGGATAAAGTTCTGCTTCAAAACGAACAACATTTGATACATCCATATCATCCAAGAAACCTTCATTTCCGGCAAATATAATAACAACCTGTTTTTCAGCAGGAAGTGGTGAGAAAGGCCCCTGTTTTAGGATTTCAACCATTCTTTGTCCACGCTCTAACTGCTTACGTGAAACTTCATCAAGATCAGATGCGAACTGGGCAAATGCCTGCAATTCTCTAAAAGATGCAAGATCGAGTCTTAATGTACCTGCCACCTGTTTTGTAGCTTTAATTTGCGCAGCACCACCAACACGAGATACTGAAAGACCGACATTGATCGCAGGACGAACACCTGAATTAAACAAGTCAGTTTCCAAGAAAATCTGACCATCAGTAATAGAGATAACATTTGTCGGAATATATGCCGCAACATCTCCGGCCTGTGTTTCAATAATAGGAAGAGCAGTTAAAGAACCGGCTCCGTTTTCATCAGACATTTTTGCAGCACGTTCAAGTAAACGAGAATGCACATAAAAAACATCACCAGGATAAGCTTCACGACCCGGAGGACGACGAAGAATCAGTGACATTTCACGATATGCAACCGCATGTTTTGACAAATCATCATAAACAATCAAACCATGTCTTGCATTGTCACGGAAATACTCACCCATAGTAACACCAGTATATGGTGCTAAAAACTGAAGTGCAGCAGCTTCAGCGGCAGTTGCTGAAACAATAATTGTATATTCCATTGCTCCGTGATCTTCTAAACGACGAACGATTTGTGCAACAGTTGACTCTTTTT
Encoded proteins:
- the atpG gene encoding ATP synthase F1 subunit gamma → MANLKDIQRQIKSVSNTQKTTRAMKLVSTAKLRRAEELAKRSRLYAQKMNQVIAEIAGRIECNRVGGLENRFFTAIENPKMVDIIFVTADKGLCGGFNIQTIKAVNKLLKEYKEKKVKVRLRGIGKKGIEYYKYNEVEMFDTVTNLSSKPNKTRSDEFIKTSIEDYKEGKTDAVHIIYNGYKNMITQELHVNNVLPIDANDFDCKEVESKSMMEIEAEDEDKMLESLIEKYVNYNMYYSLIDSVAAEHSARMQAMDTATNNAKEMVKSLNVQYNKARQAAITTELIEIISGVESMK
- the atpA gene encoding F0F1 ATP synthase subunit alpha — protein: MVAKIQADEISSIIKERIDNFELSVDINETGKIVSYADGVAKVYGLSNVMAGEMVEFEEGTKGLVLNLEESSVGVVILGSGPELREGMSVKRLGTLLKVPVGDALLGRVVNALGEPIDGKGPIDTTEVRFVEEKAPGIMDRKSVHEPLATGIKAIDALVPIGRGQRELIIGDRQTGKTTVALDAIINQKGNGVVCIYVAIGQKESTVAQIVRRLEDHGAMEYTIIVSATAAEAAALQFLAPYTGVTMGEYFRDNARHGLIVYDDLSKHAVAYREMSLILRRPPGREAYPGDVFYVHSRLLERAAKMSDENGAGSLTALPIIETQAGDVAAYIPTNVISITDGQIFLETDLFNSGVRPAINVGLSVSRVGGAAQIKATKQVAGTLRLDLASFRELQAFAQFASDLDEVSRKQLERGQRMVEILKQGPFSPLPAEKQVVIIFAGNEGFLDDMDVSNVVRFEAELYPFIEASYPQIFENIRSTKKVDDETKTLLMKALEEFKASFVAN